The following proteins are encoded in a genomic region of Fodinicurvata sediminis DSM 21159:
- a CDS encoding DNA gyrase inhibitor YacG: protein MSGGDDSASGKKNSGAEADEAKVISLQARKRQGRSCPICSKPEVQAYRPFCSAHCKNVDLNRWLGERYRIPTEEAPDSLPAGGHEDDDDPGPQSA, encoded by the coding sequence ATGAGCGGCGGTGACGACAGCGCAAGCGGCAAGAAGAACAGCGGTGCGGAGGCGGATGAGGCCAAGGTGATCTCGCTGCAGGCGCGCAAGCGCCAGGGGCGCAGCTGTCCCATCTGCAGCAAGCCGGAGGTCCAGGCCTATCGCCCCTTCTGCTCGGCCCACTGCAAGAACGTGGATCTGAACCGCTGGCTGGGCGAGCGCTATCGCATTCCCACCGAGGAGGCACCCGACAGCCTGCCCGCCGGCGGCCATGAGGACGACGACGATCCTGGCCCGCAGAGTGCGTGA